The genomic stretch AAACAAACGTCCCTTCAGAACAGTATCGATAGTTTCAAAACCCAGATCGAACAGATGGAAGCCCAGCTAGACCGCAAGATGGAAGCGATGGTCAATCGCTTTGTGGCCATGGAAGTCGCTTTAAGCAAGATCCAGAACCAGAGTCAATGGCTTACGGGCCAGATCAATGCCTCACTCAGCGGATGGTGGGGAAAGTGATTAAGGCGCTTAAAAGCTCAAAATCGACAACTTTTTGTTGATTTGACATAATTAATTGTACTTGCAGAATGAAAGAAACTGGAAATTTGAAACTGGAAACCGGATTGAGAGAATACCTTCTCCAGTTTCGAGTTACACTGATTAAACAGGCCAAATAAAGGCTAATGAATTATTTTCAATCGATTGGGGTAGAAATTAACAACAGGAGGTTTTAACATGTACCAAAACGGTTTCCAGTCCTATCGCAGGACGAATGTCGTCACTGCAGACCCGGGAAGATTGGTAATCATGTGTTATGAAGGGGCGATTGACAATCTGATCATGGCCAAACAAAGATACGCTGAAAAAAAATATGAAGCAAAATGCAAACACATGAACAAAGTCAAGGATATTATCGACGAACTGTTATGTTCTCTTAATTTTGAAAAAGGCGGTGCCATAGCCAGAAACCTGGAGTCACTTTACAATTATATGACAAGAAAGATCATCCTTG from Candidatus Desulfatibia profunda encodes the following:
- the fliS gene encoding flagellar export chaperone FliS, encoding MYQNGFQSYRRTNVVTADPGRLVIMCYEGAIDNLIMAKQRYAEKKYEAKCKHMNKVKDIIDELLCSLNFEKGGAIARNLESLYNYMTRKIILADVNRDMDGMDEVVGMLRELLSAWKEVYAKPGREMQPEAVSLGENRRPQASGYMGM